A single Triticum dicoccoides isolate Atlit2015 ecotype Zavitan chromosome 2A, WEW_v2.0, whole genome shotgun sequence DNA region contains:
- the LOC119358678 gene encoding uncharacterized acetyltransferase At3g50280-like, which produces MKGGGVKILSRRMVKPEYEASSRPRQPETVHLTPWDLRRITVDYIQKGVLLPKPPAGVHAVEHLASSFARAVARFYPLAGRFAVAPVANDGNGAPSRQPGLTISLCCSDEGAEFVHAVAPGVTVADITGALCTPRVVWSFFPLNGVVGTDAVVDPSLPLLAAQVTELADGVFVAMSLNHCAADGTTFWDLFNTWSEISRGRDGNNNGTSMVATPTLQRWFHEGCRVPTPLPFAKVQDMVRRFEYPPVQECSIRFSPESIKKLKAKANAEMAGTATATISSLQALFAHLWRAVCRARGLAPEQETKLTLPIGCRTRIKGIPQGYIGNAVAGAVARTPVGEILGDGRLGRAAWLLNRAVASFDEAGLTAELASWSRNPSFRYAADYGTEPAVVVMSGSPRFHVYGNDFGWGGPVAVRSGAGSKLDGMVTVYEDGGGRGGMELEVCLAPDALARLVADEELIGASSAGARLARGGRCTAGASEEFAGAGMRQSYSGVGDRAGDLMPERHCQSQIMFRKMEV; this is translated from the coding sequence ATGAAAGGTGGCGGTGTCAAAATCTTGTCCCGGCGCATGGTCAAGCCGGAGTATGAGGCGAGCTCGCGGCCTCGGCAGCCTGAGACGGTACACCTGACGCCATGGGACCTGCGGCGGATCACTGTGGACTACATCCAGAAGGGCGTCCTCCTGCCCAAGCCTCCGGCCGGCGTGCACGCCGTCGAGCACCTCGCGTCGTCCTTCGCGCGCGCCGTGGCCCGCTTCTACCCCCTCGCCGGCCGCTTCGCTGTCGCACCCGTGGCCAACGACGGCAACGGGGCGCCGTCGCGTCAGCCGGGCCTGACGATCTCGCTCTGCTGCAGCGACGAAGGCGCCGAGTTCGTCCACGCCGTGGCGCCCGGGGTCACCGTCGCCGACATCACCGGGGCGCTCTGCACCCCACGTGTGGTCTGGTCCTTCTTCCCTCTCAACGGGGTGGTCGGCACGGACGCCGTCGTGGACCCCAGCCTGCCGCTCCTGGCCGCGCAGGTCACCGAGCTCGCCGACGGCGTCTTCGTCGCCATGTCGCTCAACCACTGCGCCGCCGACGGGACGACGTTCTGGGACCTGTTCAACACATGGTCGGAGATCAGCCGAGGCCGCGACGGCAACAACAATGGCACATCCATGGTGGCGACGCCGACGCTCCAGAGGTGGTTCCACGAGGGCTGCCGCGTGCCGACCCCTCTACCATTCGCCAAGGTACAAGACATGGTCAGGCGGTTCGAGTACCCGCCGGTGCAAGAATGCTCGATCCGTTTCTCCCCGGAGAGCATAAAGAAGCTGAAGGCGAAGGCCAATGCCGAGATGGCCGGCACGGCCACGGCCACCATCTCGTCTCTGCAGGCCCTGTTCGCGCACCTATGGCGAGCGGTGTGCCGAGCCCGGGGTCTGGCCCCGGAGCAGGAGACGAAGCTCACGCTCCCCATCGGATGCCGGACACGCATTAAGGGCATTCCGCAAGGTTACATCGGCAACGCGGTGGCAGGCGCAGTCGCCAGGACGCCCGTCGGCGAGATCCTGGGCGACGGCCGGCTGGGCCGGGCGGCGTGGCTGCTGAACCGTGCCGTGGCCTCGTTCGACGAGGCGGGCTTGACGGCCGAGCTCGCGTCTTGGTCCCGAAACCCCAGCTTCCGGTACGCGGCCGACTACGGCACGGAGCCTGCGGTGGTGGTGATGAGCGGCTCGCCGCGGTTCCACGTGTACGGCAACGACTTCGGGTGGGGCGGACCGGTGGCCGTCCGGAGCGGCGCCGGGAGCAAGCTGGACGGGATGGTCACGGTGTACGAGGACGGTGGAGGGAGAGGCGGCATGGAGCTGGAGGTGTGCCTCGCCCCCGATGCGCTCGCcaggctcgtcgccgacgaggagcTGATCGGCGCGTCCTCCGCAGGAGCTCGACTGGCCCGAGGCGGCAGGTGCACCGCCGGTGCATCGGAGGAGTTTGCCGGTGCCGGCATGCGTCAGTCGTACAGTGGTGTCGGTGATCGAGCTGGTGATCTCATGCCCGAGCGCCACTGCCAGAGCCAAATAATGTTTCGCAAGATGGAAGTCTAG